The following proteins are co-located in the Helicobacter acinonychis genome:
- a CDS encoding outer membrane protein — MKQNLKPFKTMKENLMTQSKKARFLAPLSLALILSFNQAGAEEDGGFMTFGYELGEIVQKVSNPGKIKAEELASLLNSSTTTNTSYESTGGNVVGTLGNLFMRQSALLIDAYPTLKNESASACSNGNSNSNGGSCVRGSQQNLALYKSMLATSLQQQSNLSKLVFQGLNNTTSENLSSQISQLNTLGVYVTFMNSFLNANSSQIGLFNNISQISQITDVIAKSSAILGPSGEGGSTGSFLEAALAQHVFNSANAGNDLSAKDFTNLVQNIVNTSQAALAGVSQANFSGPLISALFSNASQTLKKVTTLNDGLKSNPWLGNFAAGNSSQVNALNGFITKIGYKKFYGENKNVGVRYYGFFSYNGAGVGNGPTYNQVNLLTYGAGVDVLYNVFSRSFGSRSLNAGFFGGIQLAGDTYITTLKNNPQLVSSPTPTKFQFLFDLGLRMNFGILKKDLKSHNQHSIEIGVQVPTIYNTYYKSGGAEVKYYRPYSVYWVYGYAF, encoded by the coding sequence ATGAAACAAAATTTAAAGCCATTCAAAACGATGAAGGAAAATTTAATGACACAATCCAAAAAAGCAAGATTCTTAGCCCCCTTAAGCCTAGCGTTGATCTTGAGTTTCAATCAAGCGGGCGCTGAAGAAGACGGGGGCTTTATGACCTTTGGTTATGAGCTAGGCGAGATCGTTCAGAAAGTGAGCAACCCGGGTAAGATCAAGGCTGAAGAATTAGCCTCTCTTTTAAACTCTAGCACCACCACCAACACGAGTTATGAAAGCACAGGAGGCAATGTCGTAGGGACTTTGGGCAATCTTTTCATGAGGCAATCAGCCCTTCTCATTGATGCATATCCTACTTTAAAAAATGAATCCGCTAGTGCATGCTCCAATGGTAACAGCAATAGTAATGGAGGCTCTTGCGTGAGAGGCTCTCAACAAAACCTGGCACTCTATAAAAGCATGTTGGCTACTTCTTTGCAACAGCAAAGCAACCTCTCCAAACTGGTGTTTCAAGGCTTAAACAACACCACGAGTGAAAACCTTTCTAGCCAAATCAGTCAGCTCAACACCCTTGGTGTCTATGTGACTTTCATGAACTCCTTTTTGAACGCCAATAGCAGTCAGATAGGGCTTTTTAACAATATCAGCCAGATTTCACAGATCACTGATGTCATCGCTAAATCCTCAGCGATCTTAGGGCCAAGCGGTGAAGGCGGATCCACAGGGTCGTTTTTAGAAGCCGCTCTAGCGCAGCATGTCTTCAACTCTGCTAATGCTGGGAATGATTTGAGCGCGAAAGATTTCACCAATTTAGTCCAAAACATCGTCAACACTTCTCAAGCCGCTTTAGCTGGAGTGAGTCAGGCGAACTTTAGCGGCCCTCTCATTAGCGCTCTGTTCAGCAACGCTTCGCAAACTTTGAAAAAAGTCACTACTTTGAATGACGGTCTTAAATCCAACCCTTGGCTTGGGAATTTTGCCGCTGGTAACAGCTCTCAAGTCAATGCGCTTAATGGGTTTATCACTAAAATCGGTTATAAGAAATTCTATGGGGAAAATAAAAATGTAGGCGTGCGCTACTATGGTTTCTTCAGCTATAATGGTGCAGGCGTGGGTAATGGCCCTACTTACAATCAGGTCAATCTTCTCACTTATGGTGCGGGCGTGGATGTGCTCTACAATGTGTTTAGCCGTTCTTTTGGCAGTAGGAGTCTTAACGCAGGCTTCTTTGGCGGTATCCAACTCGCTGGGGATACTTATATCACCACACTAAAGAATAACCCTCAGCTTGTCAGTAGCCCTACACCGACAAAATTCCAGTTCTTGTTTGACTTGGGCTTACGCATGAACTTTGGTATTTTGAAAAAAGACTTGAAAAGCCACAACCAACACTCTATTGAAATCGGTGTGCAAGTGCCTACGATTTACAACACTTACTATAAATCTGGTGGTGCTGAAGTGAAATACTACCGCCCTTATAGCGTGTATTGGGTCTATGGCTACGCTTTCTAG
- a CDS encoding outer membrane protein, with the protein MIKKSRTLFLSLALCASISYAEDDGGFFTVGYQLGQVMQDVQNPGGTKRDELAQALNSDVTNNINGNNTGGNVVGALSNAFSQYLYSLLGAYPAKISSNSSDVAANTLSQSAVGNGTCAAAGTTTTSSSYTSTQEECTAAGYYWLPSLSDKIFSTIATSFGTTATITNGTDTTFPNMQQQLAYLNAGNAFFDTVNNVLGSSSTSTTSDGYSAGAIAYLKGQQAILNGAANNLKEDELLLEAFNSALAANIGNKEFNSEVFTGLVQGIVDQSQKVLNQLYGNTINVANAIANGISNQDTISNLSNRVNQLPSALLNVRETLNKISTLNDQVKSMPYLPQFRAGNSRATNIMNGFYTKVGYKQFFGTRRNLGVRYYGFFSYNGASVGFQSTLNSVGIFNYGVGTDILYNIFSRSYVNRSVDMGFFGGIQLAGESINSTLKDDINVKKFGKVTSTHFQFLFDFGMRMNFGKLGEKTKRHNQHTIEFGVVVPTIYSTYYKSAGTTVKYFRPYSVYWSYGYSF; encoded by the coding sequence ATGATCAAGAAAAGTAGAACGCTGTTTCTTAGTCTAGCCCTTTGCGCTAGCATAAGTTATGCAGAAGACGATGGAGGGTTCTTCACCGTCGGTTATCAGCTTGGACAGGTTATGCAAGATGTCCAAAACCCAGGCGGCACTAAAAGAGACGAATTAGCCCAAGCGCTCAACTCCGATGTGACCAATAACATTAATGGTAACAACACCGGAGGCAATGTCGTAGGGGCGTTGAGTAACGCTTTCTCGCAATACCTTTATTCGCTCTTAGGGGCTTACCCTGCAAAAATCAGTAGTAATAGTAGCGATGTGGCTGCAAACACTCTTTCTCAGAGTGCGGTAGGTAATGGCACTTGTGCAGCTGCAGGGACGACTACTACTAGTAGTAGTTATACAAGCACTCAAGAAGAATGCACCGCTGCGGGTTATTACTGGCTCCCAAGCCTTTCTGATAAGATTTTTAGCACGATCGCTACATCCTTTGGCACGACCGCTACGATCACAAACGGCACCGACACCACTTTCCCTAACATGCAACAGCAGCTCGCTTACTTGAATGCAGGGAATGCGTTTTTTGACACGGTCAATAATGTTTTAGGTAGCAGTAGTACAAGTACCACTAGTGATGGCTATTCTGCAGGCGCTATCGCTTACCTTAAAGGTCAGCAAGCGATCTTAAATGGAGCGGCGAACAATCTCAAAGAAGATGAATTGCTTTTAGAGGCTTTCAACTCTGCCCTAGCGGCTAACATTGGGAATAAAGAGTTCAACTCTGAGGTGTTTACAGGCTTGGTGCAAGGCATTGTCGATCAATCTCAAAAGGTCCTTAACCAGCTTTATGGTAACACCATCAATGTCGCTAACGCTATCGCTAACGGCATCAGCAATCAAGACACCATCAGCAATTTGTCCAATCGTGTCAACCAACTCCCTAGCGCTCTTTTGAATGTTAGAGAAACTTTGAACAAAATCAGCACGCTCAACGATCAAGTCAAAAGCATGCCTTACTTGCCTCAATTCAGAGCTGGGAACAGCCGTGCGACGAATATCATGAACGGGTTTTACACCAAAGTGGGCTATAAGCAATTCTTTGGCACACGAAGAAATCTCGGCGTGCGTTATTATGGTTTCTTTTCTTATAACGGAGCGAGCGTGGGCTTTCAATCCACTCTTAACAGCGTAGGGATCTTCAATTATGGCGTGGGCACAGACATTCTCTATAATATCTTTAGCCGCTCCTATGTGAACCGCTCTGTGGATATGGGTTTTTTTGGCGGTATCCAATTAGCGGGTGAGTCTATTAACTCCACTCTCAAAGACGATATTAACGTGAAGAAATTCGGTAAGGTCACTAGCACGCATTTCCAATTTCTCTTTGACTTTGGGATGCGCATGAATTTCGGTAAGTTGGGTGAGAAAACCAAGCGCCACAATCAGCACACCATAGAATTTGGCGTAGTGGTGCCTACGATTTATAGCACTTATTACAAGTCTGCAGGGACTACCGTGAAGTATTTCCGTCCTTATAGCGTGTATTGGTCTTATGGGTATTCATTCTAA
- a CDS encoding ATP-dependent helicase, translating to MLETLQLNPEQLKAASALQGHNLIIASAGTGKTSTIVGRILHLLDNGIKPEEILLLTFTNKASSEMIARVAKYSKLSSKIEAGTFHAVAYRYLKERYPNLSLKQPKELRKLLESIVDTKNAIDDDKKPYTSQHLYALYSLYTNALKQEDFSAWLSNKNPEHTPYATFYENILEEFENTKKKHNYIDYNDLLLLFKKAMLETPSPYKEVLCDEFQDTNPLQESILDAINPPSLFCVGDYDQSIYAFNGADISIISNFTQKYKNAQVFTLTKNYRSSKEILDLANQVIQHNKRLYPKNLEVVKSGDFNKPTLLNYNDNITQCQDIAKRIVMRKNFKEVAVIFRNNASADQLEAALRAHNVPSKRKGSASFFESKEVALALDICTLVFNPKDIMAAIHVLSYVNDIGSNTAKDIHEALMLLGNGDLKLALTHPNQEAKIYTKKKEITSMGLFEEIFALENSSRFNGVIAKAFHSHPVLMHPKISLNGAKTLSDFFTLYTHAPNSPSALIKHTIESAFFQTIKTRLLKERSKNKDGSYNEFKKLQVQKRFNEKMELLGSLAKNYQDLGRFLNGTLIGSSEATQGEGVNLLSVHASKGLEFKDVYIIDLMEGRFPNHKLMNTGGGIEEERRLFYVAITRAKENLWLSYAKNELRENAKPKEHKPSVFLYEAGLLKPQ from the coding sequence TTGCTAGAAACCTTACAATTAAACCCTGAGCAATTAAAAGCGGCATCGGCTTTACAAGGGCATAATTTAATCATTGCGAGCGCTGGCACAGGAAAGACTTCTACGATTGTGGGGCGCATTTTACACCTGCTTGATAACGGCATCAAGCCTGAAGAAATCTTGCTTTTAACTTTCACCAATAAAGCGAGTAGTGAAATGATTGCAAGGGTGGCTAAATATTCCAAATTAAGTTCTAAAATTGAAGCGGGCACTTTCCATGCGGTGGCGTATCGCTATTTAAAAGAGCGTTATCCTAACTTAAGCTTAAAACAACCCAAAGAATTAAGAAAGCTTTTAGAAAGTATTGTGGATACTAAAAACGCCATAGATGACGATAAAAAGCCCTACACTTCGCAGCATTTATACGCTCTCTACTCTCTTTACACCAACGCCCTAAAACAAGAAGATTTTAGCGCATGGCTTTCTAATAAAAACCCTGAACACACGCCATACGCCACCTTTTATGAAAACATTTTAGAAGAATTTGAAAACACCAAAAAAAAACACAATTATATTGACTATAACGACTTGTTACTGCTCTTTAAAAAGGCGATGCTAGAGACGCCTAGCCCTTATAAAGAAGTGCTTTGCGATGAATTTCAAGACACCAACCCCTTACAAGAATCCATTTTAGACGCTATCAACCCTCCAAGTTTGTTTTGCGTGGGCGATTATGATCAAAGCATTTACGCTTTCAATGGTGCAGATATTTCTATCATTTCTAATTTCACTCAAAAATACAAAAACGCCCAGGTTTTCACGCTCACTAAAAACTACCGCTCTTCTAAAGAAATTTTAGATCTCGCTAACCAAGTGATCCAGCACAACAAACGCCTTTACCCTAAAAATTTAGAAGTGGTGAAATCAGGGGATTTTAACAAGCCTACGCTTTTAAATTACAACGACAATATTACGCAATGCCAAGACATCGCTAAACGCATTGTAATGCGAAAAAATTTTAAAGAAGTGGCAGTGATTTTTAGGAATAATGCGAGCGCGGATCAACTAGAAGCCGCTTTAAGAGCCCACAATGTACCAAGCAAAAGAAAGGGGAGCGCGAGCTTTTTTGAATCTAAAGAAGTGGCGTTAGCGTTAGATATTTGCACGCTTGTGTTTAACCCTAAAGACATTATGGCAGCCATTCATGTTTTAAGCTATGTGAATGATATTGGCTCTAACACCGCTAAAGACATTCATGAAGCCTTAATGCTTTTAGGCAATGGGGATCTCAAATTAGCCCTAACCCACCCCAACCAAGAAGCCAAAATTTACACGAAGAAAAAAGAAATCACCTCCATGGGGCTTTTTGAAGAAATTTTTGCTTTAGAAAATAGCTCAAGGTTTAATGGCGTGATAGCTAAAGCGTTTCATTCGCACCCGGTTTTGATGCACCCTAAGATCTCACTCAATGGGGCTAAAACGTTGAGCGATTTTTTCACTCTCTATACCCATGCCCCTAATTCCCCTAGTGCCTTAATCAAACACACCATTGAAAGCGCGTTTTTTCAAACGATTAAAACACGCCTTTTAAAAGAGCGATCCAAGAATAAGGACGGATCTTATAACGAATTTAAAAAACTGCAAGTGCAAAAACGCTTCAATGAAAAAATGGAATTACTAGGCTCTTTGGCGAAAAATTACCAGGATTTAGGGCGTTTTTTAAACGGCACTTTAATAGGCTCTAGTGAAGCCACGCAAGGCGAGGGCGTGAATTTATTGAGCGTGCATGCCTCTAAAGGCTTGGAATTTAAAGATGTTTATATCATTGATTTAATGGAAGGGCGCTTCCCTAACCATAAGCTTATGAATACCGGTGGGGGTATTGAAGAAGAAAGGCGGCTTTTTTATGTCGCTATCACAAGGGCTAAGGAAAATTTATGGCTCTCTTATGCGAAAAACGAATTGAGGGAAAACGCCAAACCTAAAGAGCATAAGCCTTCGGTGTTTCTGTATGAAGCGGGGCTTTTGAAACCGCAATAA
- a CDS encoding Eco57I restriction-modification methylase domain-containing protein, with translation MESFLYKFDVKTLGQVFTPNNTVDFMLHLRQNQGSVLEPSAGDGSFLKRLKKAVGIEINPKICPKNALCMDFFDYPLENQFDTIIGNPPYVKHKDIAPSTKEKLNYSLFDERSNLYLFFIEKAIKHLKPKGELIFITPRDFLKSTSSVRLNEFIYKEGTITHFFELGDQKIFPNAMPNCVIFRFCKCNFSRITNDCLQFVCKKGILYFLNQSYTQKLSEVFQVKVGAVSGCDKIFKNEKHGNLEFVTSITKKTNALEKMVFVNEPNDYLLQHKESLMGRKIKKFNENNWFEWGRMHCISPKKRIYVNTKTRQKNPFFIHQCPNYDGSILALFPYNQRLDLQNLCDKLNAINWQELGFVCDGRFLFSQRSLENALLPKDFLN, from the coding sequence TTGGAGAGTTTTTTGTATAAGTTCGATGTCAAAACTTTAGGGCAGGTTTTCACCCCTAACAATACAGTGGATTTCATGCTCCATTTAAGGCAAAATCAAGGGAGTGTTTTAGAGCCGAGTGCTGGCGATGGGAGTTTTTTAAAACGCTTAAAAAAGGCTGTGGGTATTGAAATCAATCCTAAAATTTGCCCCAAAAATGCCCTTTGCATGGACTTTTTTGACTATCCTTTAGAAAATCAATTTGATACGATTATCGGTAACCCACCCTATGTCAAGCACAAAGATATTGCACCAAGCACCAAAGAAAAACTCAATTACAGCCTTTTTGATGAAAGGAGTAATCTATATTTGTTTTTCATAGAAAAAGCCATCAAACATTTAAAACCTAAAGGCGAATTGATTTTCATCACCCCAAGGGATTTTTTAAAATCCACTTCCAGCGTGAGATTAAACGAATTCATCTATAAAGAAGGCACGATAACGCATTTTTTTGAACTAGGCGATCAAAAGATTTTCCCAAACGCCATGCCTAATTGCGTGATTTTTCGTTTTTGTAAGTGCAATTTCAGTAGAATCACCAACGATTGTTTGCAATTTGTGTGCAAAAAAGGCATTTTGTATTTCCTTAACCAATCCTACACGCAAAAATTAAGCGAGGTTTTTCAAGTCAAGGTGGGGGCAGTGAGCGGGTGCGATAAGATTTTTAAAAACGAAAAGCATGGGAATTTAGAATTTGTCACCTCAATCACGAAAAAAACTAACGCTTTAGAAAAAATGGTTTTTGTGAATGAACCTAATGATTATTTACTCCAACATAAAGAAAGCTTGATGGGAAGAAAGATTAAAAAATTCAATGAAAATAATTGGTTTGAATGGGGAAGAATGCATTGCATATCCCCTAAAAAACGCATTTATGTCAATACAAAAACGCGCCAAAAAAACCCTTTTTTTATCCACCAATGCCCTAATTATGACGGCTCCATTTTAGCGCTATTCCCTTATAACCAAAGATTAGATTTGCAAAACCTCTGCGATAAACTCAATGCCATCAACTGGCAGGAATTAGGTTTTGTGTGCGATGGGCGTTTTTTGTTTTCGCAACGCTCTTTAGAAAACGCTCTTTTGCCTAAAGATTTTTTAAATTAG
- a CDS encoding restriction endonuclease — translation MIPTQLNEIAEFLRTNPYSLSQPLQDGRLNASVNEEEILNTIKDHFSIQLPKAREWWDFGFEENDIFYPVNIKTTTTKTADNLNCKLGIYYALCGLLPTFNNEIAWEKYFQKLYEDLGTNTNRDDYFLITNKNDLKDIFINSLKGIQTIQPNGNNLPFQCKWDNNREIVQRSFMESQNFILNTLAASVKLRANIYLAFKKFFGEFFV, via the coding sequence ATGATACCCACACAGCTTAATGAAATTGCAGAATTTTTAAGAACAAACCCTTATAGCTTGTCTCAACCTTTACAAGATGGACGCTTAAATGCATCTGTCAATGAAGAAGAAATTTTAAATACCATCAAGGATCATTTTTCTATCCAACTGCCAAAAGCCAGAGAGTGGTGGGATTTTGGTTTTGAAGAAAACGATATTTTTTATCCTGTTAATATTAAAACCACTACCACAAAAACCGCTGACAATCTTAATTGTAAATTAGGGATTTATTATGCGTTGTGTGGCTTATTGCCAACCTTCAATAATGAAATTGCATGGGAAAAATATTTTCAAAAACTTTATGAAGACTTAGGCACAAACACCAACAGAGATGATTATTTTTTAATTACCAACAAAAACGATCTTAAAGATATTTTTATCAATTCTTTAAAAGGTATTCAAACCATCCAACCCAATGGCAATAACTTGCCCTTTCAATGCAAGTGGGACAACAACAGAGAAATCGTTCAAAGAAGCTTTATGGAAAGTCAAAACTTCATCTTAAACACCCTAGCCGCAAGCGTGAAATTAAGAGCTAATATTTATTTAGCGTTCAAAAAATTTTTTGGAGAGTTTTTTGTATAA
- a CDS encoding flagellar hook protein FlgE gives MNDTLLNAYSGIKTHQFGIDSLSNNIANVNTLGYRSNDPEFKTLFSSHLDALNAKSVVANDRNYGVTGSGNVLSNKDGEYMPSEGEFHMAYQGKGWFVIGPNKNGEMTINKDGFSKKQDNFLTRAGNFARDADGYLVTPEGYYVYGIDLKKIKDGTLNSTARDEDIQKLHGNTLSPLQIPQDLTYQPVLSTKVDISVNLNPKDHLKGAQEFLLNDKGEIIKERFLNQDINALANDDNEPIDAITNRKLNVSVQKENGKKEDFVFTYGDAEKGENQFKTLGDLQKLLKEKTGLDLNLIKSEKDAKKPPLLLEIANPSETPVTFSLSGGIADKLGLNANEMELKKGISRDSVAIKIPYYSTEVDIYDKAGDKYLLQSEYYMTNSNDPTSSPTSKRKNQTWEVKSYIVDPKNKTPINEPIWEIIGFDSATHKMKSAPMTLDFKGNRLTYSLNKSENHDSSDLIYQDSKLLEVSQNGKPRGIFRDMRIEENGVISLAFSNGVVEPVARIGILAFTNDQGLRKIGGNLYEMQEGTINGENRPLSGNPILGWDEEGKLKFGKIRHKYLETSNVNAGNALTNLILMQRGYSMNAKAFGAGDDMIKEAISLKK, from the coding sequence ATGAATGACACCTTATTAAACGCTTATAGCGGGATTAAGACCCACCAGTTTGGTATTGACAGCCTTTCTAATAATATCGCCAATGTCAATACTTTAGGCTATCGCTCCAATGACCCAGAGTTTAAGACCTTATTTTCTTCGCATTTAGACGCTTTGAACGCCAAATCCGTTGTGGCTAATGACAGGAATTACGGCGTTACAGGCTCAGGGAATGTCCTTTCCAATAAAGATGGGGAATACATGCCCAGTGAAGGGGAATTCCACATGGCGTATCAAGGCAAAGGTTGGTTTGTGATAGGGCCGAATAAAAATGGGGAAATGACCATCAATAAAGATGGCTTTAGCAAAAAACAAGATAATTTCCTCACGCGTGCGGGCAATTTCGCCAGAGATGCTGATGGCTATTTAGTTACCCCAGAGGGCTATTATGTTTATGGTATTGATTTGAAAAAAATAAAAGATGGCACGCTCAATTCCACCGCTAGAGATGAAGATATTCAAAAATTGCATGGCAACACCCTTTCGCCCTTACAAATCCCCCAAGATCTAACTTACCAGCCAGTGCTTAGCACGAAAGTGGATATTAGCGTGAATTTAAATCCTAAAGACCACTTAAAAGGCGCTCAAGAATTCCTTTTAAACGACAAGGGCGAGATCATTAAAGAGCGTTTTTTAAACCAGGATATAAACGCCCTAGCGAACGATGATAACGAACCCATAGATGCGATCACTAATCGTAAATTAAATGTGAGTGTCCAAAAAGAAAATGGCAAAAAAGAAGATTTTGTTTTCACTTATGGGGACGCTGAAAAAGGGGAAAACCAATTCAAAACTTTAGGCGATTTGCAAAAACTCCTCAAAGAAAAAACCGGACTGGACTTAAACCTCATCAAAAGCGAAAAAGACGCCAAAAAGCCCCCCCTTTTATTGGAGATCGCTAATCCTAGCGAAACGCCTGTTACTTTTAGCTTGAGTGGGGGCATTGCGGATAAATTGGGCTTGAATGCGAATGAAATGGAATTAAAAAAGGGCATTAGTAGGGATTCAGTGGCGATTAAGATCCCTTATTACAGCACAGAAGTGGATATTTATGACAAAGCTGGGGACAAATACTTGCTTCAGAGCGAATATTACATGACCAATTCTAACGATCCCACATCAAGCCCCACGAGTAAAAGGAAAAACCAAACTTGGGAAGTGAAAAGCTACATCGTGGATCCTAAAAACAAAACCCCTATCAATGAGCCTATTTGGGAAATTATCGGCTTTGATTCAGCCACGCATAAGATGAAATCCGCACCCATGACCTTGGATTTTAAAGGCAATAGGCTCACTTATTCTTTAAATAAAAGCGAAAACCATGACTCTAGCGATTTGATTTATCAAGACTCTAAACTTTTAGAAGTGAGTCAAAACGGCAAACCTAGGGGTATTTTTAGAGACATGCGCATTGAAGAAAATGGCGTGATTTCTTTAGCTTTTAGTAATGGGGTGGTAGAGCCGGTCGCTCGCATCGGGATTTTGGCTTTCACCAACGATCAAGGCTTAAGAAAAATCGGCGGTAACCTCTATGAAATGCAAGAAGGCACGATTAATGGCGAAAACAGACCCCTAAGCGGTAACCCTATTTTAGGGTGGGATGAAGAGGGTAAGCTCAAGTTTGGGAAAATCAGGCATAAATATTTAGAAACGAGCAATGTGAATGCTGGGAACGCCCTAACGAATCTCATCTTAATGCAAAGAGGCTATTCTATGAACGCTAAAGCCTTTGGTGCGGGCGATGACATGATTAAAGAAGCCATTAGCTTGAAAAAATAG
- the flgD gene encoding flagellar hook assembly protein FlgD — MAIDLAEVTGAKAAQERKKEQPTIANGLDKDAFMKLFLEQLKNQDPTAPMETDKIITQTAQLTQVEMQEENKKTMQEVASAMKSNKETNESLKDFQGALKDTMENLNKGMDDSLKANNALREVTALNSVSMIGKIAETDVSGANFDGNNKLSFSLFFDEKIDASKGVPAIQILNENNELVKTISLKNYNGQKGYIHFEWDGLNEKGEKVPKGNYKIKAEYNLDSQSKQYLQTRIGRGEVESVIFDKGKPMLRMGEMILPIDSAIEFYKPEQKPLEQKLSEQKQPQTPSKETA, encoded by the coding sequence ATGGCCATTGATTTAGCAGAAGTTACAGGAGCCAAAGCCGCGCAAGAAAGGAAAAAAGAGCAGCCTACAATCGCTAATGGGTTGGATAAAGACGCTTTTATGAAACTCTTTTTAGAGCAATTGAAAAATCAAGACCCCACCGCCCCTATGGAAACGGATAAAATCATCACCCAAACCGCCCAACTCACGCAAGTGGAAATGCAAGAAGAAAACAAAAAAACCATGCAAGAAGTCGCAAGTGCGATGAAATCCAATAAAGAAACTAACGAATCTTTAAAAGACTTTCAAGGCGCTCTAAAAGACACAATGGAAAACCTGAATAAAGGCATGGACGATAGCTTGAAAGCTAATAACGCCTTAAGGGAAGTAACGGCTCTTAATTCTGTGAGCATGATAGGCAAAATCGCTGAAACCGATGTGAGTGGGGCGAATTTTGATGGCAATAACAAGCTTTCTTTTTCGCTCTTTTTTGATGAAAAAATTGACGCTTCTAAAGGAGTGCCGGCCATTCAAATCCTAAATGAAAACAACGAGTTAGTCAAAACGATTTCTTTGAAAAATTATAATGGGCAAAAGGGGTATATCCATTTTGAGTGGGATGGCTTGAACGAAAAGGGCGAAAAAGTCCCTAAAGGCAATTACAAGATCAAGGCTGAATACAATTTAGACTCTCAAAGCAAGCAGTATTTGCAAACGCGCATTGGTAGGGGCGAGGTGGAAAGCGTGATTTTTGATAAAGGCAAACCCATGTTAAGAATGGGCGAAATGATTTTACCCATAGACAGTGCGATAGAGTTTTACAAACCGGAGCAAAAACCCCTTGAACAGAAACTCTCTGAACAAAAACAACCCCAAACCCCCTCTAAAGAGACCGCATGA